tcattttctaaaattcaaataataaaatatacgaaaaatgtaaatttttgttatatgatCAATAtgatatgtttattttatgttaataattAAACATAGACTATGGAAGATAAGAAAAActgttatttacaaaaatgtaaattatatttatatcatgttttgTGAACATCACTAAATATCTTCagactaaaattaataaacgtGCATAAACTCCAGAATATTTCAGTTTTCTTTTGTGATTTCCAGTACACATTTTCTCTTAATTCTTTATTCACCTCTTCTTTATTATCTTAGAACTTTATCATCTCCATAGCCCTTGCAGACAACCTCTTCCGTACGTAGCAAcactaaaaatgatttaatacttttttgtcacaaatatataGGTTCTGATGAGTCCTCTGACGCAAGTATGTGGATAACAGAAGTACAACACCCTAGAAAGTAGATGCACATGTTGTAATTCTTATTAAATGTGTATCTGCATGTGTGTTGTGTGAAAGCACCCATTGATGTGAAAGCTCACATGATATTGGATTCTCTGATTAGTATAAAATAGTTTGATGTTTCTAGTTAATAAACATGAGCAATCAGTAAGAATCAGATCAAGAAACTGGCGAGCTTGAAGATGGATTTCTTCATATCCTCCTCCCCTCTAGAAGAAGCATTTCTCAATGTATATCAGATGATTTCCATATTTGGACATTACAACAAACAatctcaaaatattattaacaaaaaatttttttttgggttgttGGTTCCAAACCCCAAACGTTCAAACTTTAGGGAAGGTGGTTGACTTATCCGTCAAACACATTGAGACAGAGGGTCGAATCAATGAGCAGTTGAGAAGATGCACTATGCAAAGAAGCTGCATGCTAGAAGAGCCGCAAAAGAGTTTGACATGaagttgttaaaaataaataaactttttagCCATTCCGCATTGGACCAGCACTTCCCTTTCTTTATTTTAGAAATGGCTTTTGGAACTTCCCACGAACCCAAACTCTGTACATGTTCTTATTCTTTCTCCGGTTTACTGCTTTGACACAACAATTTTCAAGCTCGAACTGCACTCAAGATAGAAATATTAATAAGACATGTGATCCATTCAAATGTTTTTGTCCCTATTCATATTTTGAAGCCACTTATAGAGAGGACTGTGATAGAAACACCATGTAACTGTAGAATCCCAAATACTGCAAAGACTGTGCCTGGAAACGCACATGATAAAAAGAAAGTGAAGCAGAgtcattaaataaatattctaaagCTGTAACTTCAGGGATTCAGCCAGAGCTTAGTAGTTGTGTGTCTAGGTCCGCAGAAAGGCCATCAACAACACTGAGGCAGACAGGCTTGTCCCTGAAATGGTTGAAAATATCAAATACCTATTATCAAACTTTATGGTTTCCTTGCGGCGTTGAGTGCTCTGGGTGTCTTCGTTGTACATGGTTTTGTTACTCCTAATTTCTCCAACTATATCTGTTAACCAAGATAAACATAAACGCTACTTATTATATAGCGTGCTTGTAGTGAAGCTTTAGCTATTCAAACCTGAAAAAATGAGTGCTGGTATTGGCAAGTGACATGAGCTACTCGTATTGCGGAACCTGAAGCTCTCCCTCGGGATTCAGGATCAGCTTAGTTGTGTCTGTGACCTCCACGAAAGCTGTATGGTCCGTGAATTTAATAGAAACGGCTGCGTCAGCAAACTTGAAGGTAGGATTGCTTCTCGGAATCAAACCATTTAACTCATAAACTGGGCCTTCTTTCAAGATATGTCGGAAGGAGTTACAACGGTAAAAGGTGATTGATCCTTAGATGAGTGTTGCCTGCGAGAGGCCTCGAGTAGATGAAACAAAttacaataaatattaaatcgATTAATCAGTTCTAACAGCATAAAGTAAATATCGAGTTACTTTGCATCATCTTACATCATAAACcttaaataaaatcaataaaggaacacaaaatcatataaactaaaactTTCTAAATCAATAAAACGAAACCAGAATCATCTGAACTcaagcttttaaaaaaaaatagattgatGATTGAAGAGAAGATGAGTTGAAGGAGAGGGATCTCACAAGTCACAACTCACATCTATTTATACTGTTTACACACCGCCTTTCACATCTAAGCCAAACATTGAAGATGAATCGTGGATAGGTGAATCAATTCGAGTAATCACACAGCCATTAATAATACCGTTTCAGTTCGAAAGAAGAATCGCGAAAGGTCATCACAGTCGCGTGACTTGCGTCGAAGAAGAAAGACGATTTCGTTTTTCGTTGAAGCCAAGAGAAGCCAAAAAAATTAAGCAAAAGTAAGAGAAAAAGCCCAAACCAAACACGAAGCCCAAATCAAGATTAATCAAAATGACATGGATGATTGTTGTAATATTAGTGGCTGATTTTTTCATCTGACGTTGACAGCTTTAGAGTGGAGTATatctcccttttagtatagtatatatagatataagtAATTGTGGGGTTCATAATTTTTGTAGAATTCCATAGATAAAAGTTCTTAAAATAGAGTTTTAAGAATCCTTAAGAACTTTTTTATGGGGTTCCACAATAATTGTGGATCCCACAATTATTTAcacttatataatatatacatacatatatatatatacataatacatatattaagaacctcagttgatcaaaaaaaaaaaacctcaatgGAAAGAAccccattggagatggtcttaggtCTCGGACCGCCAGATAATCCATGGTTGTAAAAAAAGAAAGGTTACTTTGATAGGATATATTATCAACActtttaactctaaatcctGATTTTGAAAAAGgataaaaataaagttatactctaggattaactaatctagacttagggtttagaattaaggGGTGTAGTTTTGAGGATATggaatcaaattttgaaaaattaaaaataaatactaaaatgttcagaattaaaaaaaaagattatttggtcatttttctctttaaatgttattttgtgaCAAACTTAAAAAGACTATTTGAGAGAACGgctttaacaaaaagaaaagaaacataacTGAAATAATAGATCTAAAGAAACTGAGCAGAAAGATAATTTTTTAGCTATACAGTggaatttctcaaaaaaagaacaaagataaaaagaaaagaagaagaaaaatatgagAAGAGAATATggaataagagaagaagacattaACCACTTTCAGTCATAATTTATTGCGTGACCATTTTATCGCGAAATATTTGTGACAATATGAATAATCTCTGCATTTTGTGACTTTTTCATGaatttttcttagtttttgtAAACGAATCACGATTTTTCTTGAATATTTCGTAGCTATAAGCCTATAACTAAGATTTCTATTAATGGATGTGAAATGGCGTAAGTGGAAATAAAGTGGTAAATAGGTGGTAATGAGTAATGACTAACTcagttatgaaaaaaaaaactcatttatgAAATATGATGCATGACAAACCATATGATTATATAAGTTACCAAAAAGTCCGTTACTTTTAGTAGCCTTAGGCATTATATAGCCACAAGAGTTTGGCCTTAACCAAAAAAAGTTCGTGactattaatttagaaattaacaaAATTAAGAATAACCAATTCATTAATATATAGAACTGAGATACAAAAACCAAAGATCATCCATAAGAATATATCAGTTGATACAAAGTAAGCAAAAGTTAAAGTGTTTAGATATTTGATTACAAAGTTCACTTCTTTGTGTTTGTTGTAATATTGGATTCTAAAGTTGctcaaagaaataaaatataatttacgtTGTACAATATGAAATGCgattttttatatgtattattcatgcttgttttattttctattttttcttcatttgtattTTAAGAAAACATATGCATCTGAAAGTATTCATAATGTTTATATTCCATCAAaacttttagttttaaaataattaaacgcGATAACCCACATTTAAATAGCCTAATCCGCAGcggatttaattttatttttgtccgTGCGGATTAGCCCACCGTTGcagtttgtatatatatatatatatatatatgaagacgCGCCTCGCTAGTGGGCTACTTGGATACAGCCCGCAGATCGCAATCTACCTTCACATCTGTAGTTGGGTTGGACGATCTTACATTTAAAATTCCTAGTCACGTGtatataatgatatatatatatatatatatatatatatatatatatatatatatatatatatatatatatatatatcaagtcgGTTTGGAATAAATCAAACTTCATAGACAAATCTGAAACATCGCATTTACggtatataataagaaaattgggtttcgggtttagttatttaataacCCTATATAATAATGTATGTTTAAAGATTTTACAAAAGGGTTTAGTTATTTACGGTACCAAAATGCATTTATCTTTACAAAAATACTTCCACAAAACAAATTATGcatatttttctatattattaaatttattcaaaaatgctttcttacaaCAAGTGCATTTATCTGTAATAAAAGATTCGTTTATGTAGATATCATCTACTACAatactcaaaagaaaaaaaaaatctttaggaTATGTtgcattttcacaaaaataatcgCTGTGTCCGTCTTCACGTTCTCTGTCAATATAAGTGCGTTTTTTCTTTGACTTGGTTGCTCGTTGACGATTAGCGGAAAGATTTTCGAATTCTTCATTAAAAGTTTGTTCCGTATACTTTCATACAATGTTGATTCGAACGTTTCTTCAACCGTTTCTTCGAAAATATCACGGGAAGAAGATGCCATTTTCTTTAGTAAAGAATTGAAGAAGACGATGATATAGAGAGAATTCTTAGTAAAGAATACATAAAGAAGATGATATAGAGAGAATTCTCAGTTTTCTAATAAACTTTGTGTTTTACAATGTGAAATATATAGACAAATGTTGACGTGTTTACAATAAAAATTGGTGGTACATAATGAAAATCAATATATCTGCTAgaatatggaactttaaaaAGATTACAATTTGTGGCGCCATCCTCGGTAATTCATCAATTAGGGTTCTGAATTGAAACGAAGCGAAGGATTGGAATGAGGAAGCTTTGTGGCCTtgtggggttttttttttaaaaacactaaCGACTGAGATATTGACACGTAGCAACTTAGATATGGTTCCAAAAGTTCTATTTTTAGAactatatctatttatttttactcttttttatttaattttcagcATATAATGAGATAGAACCATGACATAGACCTCTTAGATActccattggagatggtcttaggcATTATATAGCCACAAGAGTTGGCCTTAATCAAAAAAAGTTCGTGACTATATATAGCTAAGCTACTAGTGATATTCGTGAGTGTgacatactagattttgatagATATTAACACGCTGCATCGATTAATTGGAAAATAATACAAGTAGTAACGCATTTATTATCGACAAGGGAAGTTACTAATAGTTACCAGGCAAAGATTAGAATCATATTTTCTTATTGACTGTAACCTTAAGACCATGTTTGATTCGGAGAATGACGGAAGGGACTGGTTCGATTTTCTGACTGTCAACGACCTTGAAATCatagttttgtatgatctccACAGCTACCATCTTCATCTGCAAGAGAGCTAACTGTTTACCCAAGCAAGTTCTTGGACCTGCACTAAAGACCAAGAACTAATTTGATGAAGGTTCATGTTTGAGCCCTCCATTCTCTGAAATCCATCTCTCCGGTTTAAATTCTGATGCGTCTTCTCCCCATACAGATCTCATTCTTCCCAATGCGTAGATACAGATCACAATCTTTGATTCTGCTTTAACTTTGTGTCCGCTTGGAAGCACATCTAACTTTAAAGGAGACTTGTGGTTGAAGGGAAGTGGTGGGTAGAGTCTCATTGATTCCGACAACGCAGCGTGTAGATACACAAGCTTCTCTAGATCTGTCGGATCAAACTTTGCGTTGATCTCTTGTCGGATCTTGGTCATAACTTGAGGATGCTTAGAAAGAAGCCAGAAGAACCAAGTGAGAGCTGAGCTTGAGGTGTCCCTTCCTGCTACCAATAGACTAAAAAAAACGTCTCTTATAAACTTATCGTTACTAGGTTTCAACAGCTTATATTTGGCTGTATCTGCATTCAAATAGTATGTTACTGCGTTGATAGTTTGCTCTTTTTTCCCGCcacttttctcttcttttcttcttgttgATATGATCTTTGCAAACATACTGTTGAAAAACTCCGAAGCAGTTCTCATCTTCCTCTCAATTCCAACACCAATCAAGTTTTGAAGCCTCCACAAGATCACCGGTTTGAAATGTCTATAGAAGATAGCTTCTTCAGCGAAGTCCGCAGCTTCACCAAACTCATATCCGGGAATTTCAGAGGATAGAGACATTTGATCATAACCAGTCATCAAAATGGAGGCAGTATCAAACATGAATCTCTGGAACACATCTTGTAAGTCTATGACAATGTTTTCCTCAGCAGCTTTATCAAGAAATGGAACAAGATCATCCTTTAACTTACTTGTAGTGCTGCTTACAGAGAGCTTCAGGAAGTTCTGATGGTGGAATAAGGCGTGACCCGACTTCCTCAGATCCTCCCATAACTCCTTATCCGCGGCTACGATTCCATCTCCCAGGATATCAAAGATCTTCTTGAATTCAGGTCCTCTAGGGTAATTCGGAAAGTTTGAGCTGAGCATGTGATTGATATTCCTCGGATCAACCGTGAACAACATGTCTGTTCCACTAAACCAAGGCCCTTTGAAAGTGAAAGTCATATCGTTGGCCTCATACACCTCAGAAAACCAGTCAAGAACTCGGGGGATATTGAAGAGCATTCCGGGAAGCATCCCGAGGAAAGGCCAGTTCTTCAGCAAAAGCACATTGAGAGATTTCTTGCAAAGAAAGAAACATTGGAATGCAAGGAAGAATATGAATGCTACGAAGACTCCAAATAAGCCTATCATAGCCATTTTTACATACAAAAGGATTTATGAGTTTAGATACAGAAAATTTAGTTCAGTTGGTTTGCTATATATAACATGtataagtaaaaatattgtGGTTGGCAAATTGAATGCAGAATTTAATCGTTGGCAAACTTGTCAAGTATAATTGTCCACCAAGGCATCGGACCACCAACTCttttaatactatttttgtCTTGTTATATATCAAGTACGTTTTGAATAATTCAAATTTCATAGCCAAATCATTGCTAGTTCCGATGCATATCTTACCATTGAGTAACTTAGTCCATTATAATATCTCTAATTAATTGAATTCAAGCAACAAAGATCTATCTTATCCCAAAGAATGATAGATCACACCTCTATTGTATGTAGGTTTCTATTGTAGGTTTAGATGAATGACTAACCtaccctttatatatatatatatattctatacgCCTCCtaaaatggaaagtatccaatcTACTAAACCTTTCCTCAATTTTTACATACAAAAGGATTTATGAGTTCAGATACATAAATTTTAGTTC
The nucleotide sequence above comes from Brassica napus cultivar Da-Ae chromosome A9, Da-Ae, whole genome shotgun sequence. Encoded proteins:
- the LOC106434263 gene encoding alkane hydroxylase MAH1-like: MAMIGLFGVFVAFIFFLAFQCFFLCKKSLNVLLLKNWPFLGMLPGMLFNIPRVLDWFSEVYEANDMTFTFKGPWFSGTDMLFTVDPRNINHMLSSNFPNYPRGPEFKKIFDILGDGIVAADKELWEDLRKSGHALFHHQNFLKLSVSSTTSKLKDDLVPFLDKAAEENIVIDLQDVFQRFMFDTASILMTGYDQMSLSSEIPGYEFGEAADFAEEAIFYRHFKPVILWRLQNLIGVGIERKMRTASEFFNSMFAKIISTRRKEEKSGGKKEQTINAVTYYLNADTAKYKLLKPSNDKFIRDVFFSLLVAGRDTSSSALTWFFWLLSKHPQVMTKIRQEINAKFDPTDLEKLVYLHAALSESMRLYPPLPFNHKSPLKLDVLPSGHKVKAESKIVICIYALGRMRSVWGEDASEFKPERWISENGGLKHEPSSN